Proteins found in one Homalodisca vitripennis isolate AUS2020 chromosome 4, UT_GWSS_2.1, whole genome shotgun sequence genomic segment:
- the LOC124360849 gene encoding neprilysin-like → MEKKVIYKWTAFVLWCSCIVVLGAFIALMTPRFCMLRICTRKAYDIERRMVISEDKCQNFDRFICGNSEKYWELNTSVNFYSIYKLKTHTYYQGILGLEPPLLPDAQATETKYRSETSISFLYKHCMNSSIDQEGSYEIGNGKLKMSLRVVPGLIGLNTDYNGGLKIAEFEHISRNLGFNGQSLFAFDVSTHQGNPNEVAIFVGPPVYSDFEVDDILKMTKHTDLYNNIYAFVLKLSTGLELLEMEHLRNTLVKFEQKIGGAVKSFSTENDGYEVLSLEAFELITPSIQWRYYFKKTLLPGTKIPTHVFVSSKNYFYKLEEILKNTDDYTVMWFMFLKNCLGVVITSGITGSTKANVFAEYLDMASSTFNVEIIAFKKRHEFCDKLVKKYFKGAISSLLIDKLGVDNGGTQILHTIARKIKEAAIIRVKNISWMDLSTKQITIQKLKSLKYTLSVPEVVFEELSSSHRREDYHKNYCFGRFNYQKSIFNANRVLLKKNLLLLQQKPSGYDVDYKSYMSGVNYNKLTNELIVPTSILQYPLFNYEFPFSVNFAGIGIAIGREIVNAFFYNTETIDAFNSSMHHWWSNTTLNNFNNKMLECNQYLSNITKFNPLKHDTELINTLYSELNSLQLTFQAYKNYLEESNIPYPDETFEDLDFSEDQLFFVSFANSYCYSTHSRALKTVNGYVENLSIIKLMMTQKIFRKAFRCKNKSSKQIKQLIGKCFSL, encoded by the coding sequence AtggaaaaaaaagttatatataaatggaCAGCTTTTGTCTTGTGGTGTTCATGTATTGTTGTGCTCGGAGCGTTCATAGCTCTTATGACCCCGAGGTTCTGTATGTTGAGAATCTGCACAAGAAAGGCTTATGATATCGAAAGGCGAATGGTCATTTCCGAAGACAAATGTCAAAACTTTGATAGGTTTATTTGTggaaattcagaaaaatattggGAACTCAACACGAGCGtcaatttttattccatttataaaCTAAAGACTCATACATACTATCAAGGAATTCTTGGATTGGAGCCGCCTTTACTGCCAGATGCACAGGCAACTGAGACAAAATACAGGTCAGAAACAAGTATTAGCTTCCTATATAAACACTGCATGAATTCCTCGATTGATCAAGAAGGTTCGTATGAGATTGGAAATGGAAAGTTGAAAATGTCTTTAAGAGTGGTACCTGGACTCATAGGTTTAAACACAGATTACAATGGTGGGTTAAAGATTGCAGAATTTGAACATATATCTAGGAACCTCGGATTTAACGGACAATCTCTCTTTGCGTTTGACGTTTCTACTCACCAAGGAAACCCAAACGAGGTTGCGATATTTGTCGGACCACCTGTGTATTCAGACTTTGAggttgatgatattttaaaaatgacaaaacaCACTGACCTGTATAACAATATATATgcatttgtattaaaacttagTACTGGACTCGAGTTATTAGAGATGGAACACTTGCGTAATACATTGGTGAAATTTGAACAGAAAATAGGAGGTGCTGTAAAAAGCTTTTCTACAGAAAACGATGGTTATGAAGTGTTGAGTTTAGAAGCTTTTGAATTAATAACGCCATCAATTCAATGGAGATATTACTTTAAGAAAACGCTACTACCAGGCACAAAAATCCCGACACATGTATTTGTGTCAAGTaagaattacttttataaactagaagagatattgaaaaacacAGATGATTATACTGTAATGTGGTTTATGTTTCTAAAAAACTGCTTGGGTGTAGTAATTACGTCAGGTATTACAGGCAGTACAAAAGCCAATGTCTTTGCTGAATATTTAGATATGGCTAGTTCAACTTTTAACGTGGAAATAATTGCTTTTAAGAAAAGACATGAATTTTGTgacaaattagttaaaaaatattttaaaggagcAATTAGTTCACTTCTGATTGATAAACTCGGTGTTGACAACGGTGGTACACAAATCCTACATACAATCGCAAGAAAAATTAAAGAAGCAGCTATtataagagttaaaaatatttcgtGGATGGATTTATCAACAAAACAAATCACTATACAAAAATTGAAGTCACTAAAATATACCCTGTCGGTACCTGAGGTCGTCTTTGAAGAGCTTTCGAGTTCGCACCGCCGAgaagattatcataaaaattattgttttgggAGATTCAACtatcaaaaatcaatatttaacgcCAACAGAGTATTGTTAAAGAAAAATCTTCTCTTGTTACAACAAAAACCTTCAGGATATGATGTAGACTACAAAAGTTATATGTCTGGGGTGAATTACAACAAACTTACTAACGAGCTTATTGTCCCTACTTCTATTTTGCAATATCCTCTATTTAACTATGAATTTCCTTTTAGTGTTAACTTTGCAGGAATTGGAATTGCAATAGGACGAGAGATCGTAAATGCTTTCTTCTACAATACAGAGACAATCGATGCATTTAACAGCTCGATGCACCACTGGTGGTCTAATAccactttaaataatttcaacaataaaatgttagAGTGCAATCAGTATCtgagtaatattacaaaatttaatccTCTTAAACACGATACTGAACTGATAAATACGTTATATTCGGAATTAAATAGCTTGCAATTAACTTTTCAAGCCTACAAAAACTACTTGGAAGAGAGTAATATACCATACCCTGATGAAACGTTTGAAGATCTAGATTTCTCTGAAGACCAATTGTTTTTTGTCTCTTTTGCCAATTCATATTGCTACTCAACTCATAGTCGTGCTTTAAAAACAGTCAATGGCTATGTTGAAAATTTGAGTATCATTAAACTCATGATGACGCAGAAAATTTTTCGAAAAGCATTTCGTTGCAAAAACAAATCTAGTAAACAAATCAAACAGTTGATTGGCAAGTGTTTTTCTTTGTAg